The sequence tactacatTGTTAAGGCTGGTCTTgagcttgtgattcttctgccttagcctcttaaGTCGCTGGTTTTACAGTTTTGTGCACCACCGGCCCCCACAAGTGAGTGATTTTTTGAACCCACTCAGTTTTGGGATATCAAGACTATCAAAGGAGTTTTCTCAAACCTTACCCCCACTCTAAGACTCAGAACTGGCTCATCAGATCTTTGGGCACAGGGTTCTTCCTCCCTGCCGGAGGGCAGGAAATACCCTACACCCCCTTCTAAAGCTAAGGTCTGGCAAGGTGCCCAACTTTGGGCGTTGCTGAGAAAGCTTCAGTTATTTtgaacatttgttttttagggctgTACCCAGACAGGTTTCATTGGCTGCTGGTAGTCGCTGTGCCTGCCCTTCAACGTCTGTCATCTACCAGAAAGGACCTGTGTGTAGGAGGCAGAAGGTAGGATAAGGAGTGGCCCAGCCAGAGCCCCAAGGCTGGGGTCCTGGGTCCCAGATGTGAGATCCAAAGGTCACCCTCACTACCTGAGCTCTGGTGTTCTACTTTACTAAGGTCTTCCCTGGCGTGCGTTCTTGGGACAAGAAAGCCCAAGTCCGCAAAGGTCCcctggtgggtggggcagctcATGTCACTTTTGAGTCTGGATCTGGGGATAGTTACTCCctgcttccttccttttttctttttctctctctctctctctctctctctctctctctctctcttttagacAGGACCTTGCTAGTTTGCTGAAGCAgccctcaaacttacaatccttgtgtctcagcctcctgaacctctgggattacaagcatgcaccactgcacccagcttctgCCTGGTCTCTTTTCCACACCTGTGGTCTCACTGGGGCTGGGTGGAGTGTTTGTGTGCAGGCCTTGGTCTGTTCGCCACAAATCTGTCCTAGACAGTAGCTGTGGGGTGCTGTGTGCCTGAGCTATCCCCTAAAGATATCTTTAAGGCAAATTTGTGGGAATGACTGGGCGCCAGGAATGGGGACACTAGAGGAGGTGCCAGCCAGGGCCTTAGTCCCAGAAGGGCAGGAGAGTGACAGAGCATGTCATGGATTTCTTGGTGCCCACAGATGCCATGCTCCAGACTGCATCCATCCATCCCACATCCCAGGGGTCACCGGGCCCAGCAGATGGCCTTGATCCTGCTGGGGGTCTGCCTGGTGGCCCTTTGGGGACTTGGAAATTCTCCAGACCATACTCTTCAGTACCTAGTATTCTACTTAGCCTCTCTGCAGTTGGGACTGCTGTTAAAAGGGATCTGCTGTCTGGCCGAGGAGCTATGCCACATCCATTCCAGGTGACTTCCTATAATCCTTGTGGCAATTGGGTTCCCCACCAATTCGAGTCCCCTCCTTGAATGTCTCTGGCTGAACTGGGCTTGGGTCTGGAGCTGGGATGTCCTCTGCAGGTACCAAGGTAGCTACTGGAAGGCTGTGAGGGCCTGTGTGGATTGTCCCATCCGCCGTGGAGCTGTGCTGCTGCTGTCCTGCTATTTCTACTGCTCCCTCCCAAACCCCACTGGCCAGCCCCTCAACTCGATGCTGGCCTTCCTGGGCCTCTCACAGGCCCTGAGCATCCTCCTAGGTCTCCAGGTATGGTGCAGAGGGAGATAGAAGGTCTGGTCGAATTGGGGCATGGTCTTGTGTGATCTGCCTAAGCTTAGAGCTGGGAGTGGAGTCCTGGGAGTGGAGTCTGTAATGTCCTGGGATGGTAGGTTCAGTGGTGTCAGAGAAGTGAGCAAGTCATCAGCAGGTTGGAAAGCTTCTTGGAAGAGGAGAGCTCTGGTCCCATCTTGCTACCTACAGGGCCTGGCCCCAGCTGAAGTCTCTGCAGTCtgtgaaaacaggaacttcaacgTTGCCCAAGGACTGGCATGGTCATATTACGTTGGATACCTGCGGCTGATCCTGCCAGGTAGGCTGCTTTCTGTGCACTCATTCCTAGACACCATAAGACACATAGCCTCTTGTGTTCCTAGAATGCACTATATTTTTCAAAGCATTTTTGTGTCTATCAAATCATTGGATTCCCAAAGCATCCTTGTCAGCCTAAACAATGTTGTTACTATGCTTGTTTGGCAGTGAGGAATGTGGAGCCGGAAGCCATTCAGTGACTTTGCCTAAGGTCATCTGTGAATGttttttgataaatatttacCCTATGCCTtgtgcttttccttttttaactCATATCTATGAGGAAGAGATAGTTATCAtccctgttttctctctctctctctctctttttgtattggggattgaacccagggatgcttaatcaccaaaccacatccatccccagccctttatattttttgttttgagacagggtctttttaaattgctgagactggcttccaacttgtgatcctcctgcttcaacctcccaagtagctgggcttAGAGGTGTGAGTAACTGCAGCCAGTTTATCCCTATTTTAGAGATAAGAAAAGTGTGATTCTGAGAGATTAGTGACTTGTCCAGTGTTATACGGCTTAGTGAGAGGAGGAGATAGGACTTGATCCCAGCTCTGTTCAGACCTGAACCCTTGACCCCTTCACGGTGGAGCCATAAGTCTCATTCCTTTGACATGCAGGCCAAGCCTGAAGCTCTTCCACATCTTAAGGTTGCCTGCCTTTCGCCCCGGGGCTTCTCCTAGGAGATGGTTCTGGAGTTAGAGACCTGGCTCTCTGTCAGAAAATGTTAGCAATTTCACCTCCCGGAGCTCTGGCCACCTCTGAGAGCTCTGAAAGCTGTGATGGGAAGGGGAAGAATTGGCACTGAAGTCTGTGAAAAGGAGGAGAAACAGGATGgtgggtttaggaagaagaccacTAGGTACTCTTCTCCACTGCTCGCTGGCCTCCTATACAATGAGATTGGACTTGAACTGGACATGGTGGAAtggctataattccagcaactcaggaggctgaggtaggaggattacaagtttttggccagcctcagcaatttagtgagatccaaagcaactcagtgaggccctgtctctatataaaatacaaaaaagggctggggatgtggctcagtgattaagtacccctgagttcaatccccagtaccaaaaacaaaacataggGCTGAGAATGTCACATAGTGGCAAAGAGCCTCTAGGTTCGATCTCCAGTcccaaaacaaacacacaatgaGAGTGGACTAGACCCTCAATTCTCTTGTACCCATAGACTAAGGGGGGACAATGGCCTTGGTATTAGTCCCGGATTTCATGGGATGCAGGGTTTACAGAGATGACTTCTTGACTTCCCTATCCAGGACTCCGGGCTCGGATCCAAACTTATAACCAGTTCCACAACAACATGCTACGAGGTGCAGGGAGCCAACGGCTGTATATCCTCTTCCCGCTGGAGTGTGGGGTGCCTGATGACCTGAGTGTAGCTGACCCCAACATTCGCTTCCTGCATACGCTGCCCCAGCAGAGTGCTGACCGTGCTGGCATCAAGGGTCGGGTTTACTCCAACAGCATCTATGAGCTTCTGGAGAATGGGAAGCCGGTGAGCTCACAAGGAGGTAGGGGGTCCCTGGAAGACCTCCAGGACCCTGGGCTCTGACCAAGCACTGATAAAACTGAGGCTTCTCTGAGCCTCCGTTGGTCCCAGGGCTAGCAAGATTCAGTTCTGAATGGTAATAGTAACTAACATTTCTTAAGCATTTACTGCATGCCAGATGCCATTCTGAGTGGATCATATTACTATTCCATTGAAACTCACCATGTCTCTGGGGATAGGGACTGTTACGATGCCTACCTTATaaaggaagaaactgaggctcagagacaaTGAAAAAGTGGATGATTTCAGCTTGAGTATAGTGTGCTCTGGATCACCAAGCTGCCCTAAATGCAGGCTGTGAGACCATCTGAAGAGTTTCCTGTAGGTAGGGGGAAACCCAGACCACAGTTGGAGCCCAGAGCCCCGCACCCAGACTCCACTTCCAGCTGGAGCAGCTGCTGTAGGTCTTGCCCTGGGATCTTAAAAGGATCTGTGAAGGATAAGATTTGCCCAGCCTAGTCCTGATTTCAGGAGGGAGGTGTCAGGTGAAAGCAGATCAGAGAGCACAGACATCATCAGTGGCCACCTCCCAGAACTCGGTTTCTGCAGACTGAGGGAACGGGGCCTCAGCCCAAAGCACTGCAGTCGAGAGTCTGTCTGCCTAGACAGAAACTCAATCTGTTCTTTCTTTCACCTCCTCCAGGCAGGTACCTGTGTCCTGGAGTATGCCACCCCCTTGCAGACCTTGTTTGCCATGTCACAAGATGGCAGAGCTGGCTTTAGCCGGGAGGATCGGCTTGAACAGGCCAAACTCTTCTGTCGAACACTTGAGGACATCCTGGCAGAAGTCCCCGAGTGTCAGAACAACTGTCGCCTCATTGTCTACCAGGGTGAGGGGTTGATAGACTGGGGGGGCAGGAGGAGTCAGGGTCTGTGGGTCTCTAGAGAGTCAGAAGGCAGCACTGTTTCCTGAGCCATCTCAAGTGGTCAGGGAGGTCAAACCCTGCCCCTTTCTTCTGTGGGAAAGGTTCCCCTACCAACCTGGGACACTAGATTGATTTCTGAGGTTTTTGGCTATAGACACTGGGTGGAGCCTGAAGAGGTGGGTTCTGGGAGTCCCTTGTTTTATCTAGGATTGCCATGGGAAGCAGAAGAGTCCTTGGCTAGAGAACAGGGAGCACAAGAGAAGAGGGCTGCAGCCTCAGCTCTACCTTGACTGTGTGACCTTTTGTAGCATCATCTCTAAGACCAAGAGAATGGAATTCCAGGACCTCTAAAACCACTTCTAACTAGGATTCCATTGAGCCTCTAGCCCCAGAGACTGTGGGTGGGTGGGAAGAGGGGGTAGGGAGGAATGGGGGATCTTCTCTAAGTTTGTTCCAGTGGGTTTAGGATCCTAACTCCTGTCTCATGACCCCACTCCAGAATCTGCAGAGGGGAGCAGCTTCTtgctgtcacaggaagttctccgGCACATGCGgcaggaggaaaaagaggaggttaCTTTGAGCAGCATGGGGACCTCAGTGGTGCCCAGTTCCTCCACCCTGTCCCAAGAGCCCAAGCTCCTCATCAGTGATATGGAACAGCCTCTCCCACTCCGCACTGATGTCTTCTGAGGCCCAGGATCATCTTGCCTGAGCCTTTGAGAATCAGAACTGGAACTTGCTTCAACTGCTGGATGTTCAGCAGAGCCATGCCTCCCAAAGAGGACTTTGCAGAGAAAGTTTCTGGACTTGACATCTCCAGATGAGTCCTGTATCCATGGGCAAGCCATTTTACCTTTTTGAGCCGTAATCTCTTCTACAAAATGGGACTATAATTATTGCCCTACTTCACAGGGTTGTTGTGAGGACTGTGCATATATAGAAGTTTTGTCTAAGCTCTCAGTACCAGGTAAACTTAAGGGGTATGCCAGTTATTTTCCATTAGACCCTCTAGTGCCAAGGGACAGATTTGTCTGGGTGGCACAACAGACTCCCTTGTCCTTGGATTTCTGGTCATGTTTGGTCAATGAGGAGCTTCAGCAGGAGAAtggagggaggaagaggttgGGGTGTTTATCCCAGCTCCCTCCTGGCAGTTCAGAAGTCCAGTGGGCTCTCTTGACAAGTGACCCTCCTGGCCAACCTGCCCATCTCCAGGTTTTGGGAACTGCCTCCTCTCCTTACCCCTGGCAATGGCATTGGCTCTCCAGTAGAGGCCTCACTCTCACTTGTGGTTTCCTTATGTCCTGCCCTTTCTCAATGTCCTTTTTTATTTGAAGTGGTGGTGGTGTGTCTGTGTGTTGGGGTGGGGGGgcgtgtaccaggaattgaacccaggggcactgagccacatccccagccctttttcatattttattttgagacagggtctcactgagttccttagtgcctcCCAAATGCTgagcctggttttgaacttgcgattctcctgtctcagcctcccaagcgtctgggattacaggcctgcgccaccacacctgactcTCAATAGTCATTTCTCTAGTCCTTTTTTGAGCTCAGATTACCTACTTTGAGTATGTTATCATTTTGCTGTTAGACTTTgccagattaaaaaaagaaaattgtgttTATCTGCT is a genomic window of Callospermophilus lateralis isolate mCalLat2 chromosome 5, mCalLat2.hap1, whole genome shotgun sequence containing:
- the Sting1 gene encoding stimulator of interferon genes protein isoform X1, producing MSWISWCPQMPCSRLHPSIPHPRGHRAQQMALILLGVCLVALWGLGNSPDHTLQYLVFYLASLQLGLLLKGICCLAEELCHIHSRYQGSYWKAVRACVDCPIRRGAVLLLSCYFYCSLPNPTGQPLNSMLAFLGLSQALSILLGLQGLAPAEVSAVCENRNFNVAQGLAWSYYVGYLRLILPGLRARIQTYNQFHNNMLRGAGSQRLYILFPLECGVPDDLSVADPNIRFLHTLPQQSADRAGIKGRVYSNSIYELLENGKPAGTCVLEYATPLQTLFAMSQDGRAGFSREDRLEQAKLFCRTLEDILAEVPECQNNCRLIVYQESAEGSSFLLSQEVLRHMRQEEKEEVTLSSMGTSVVPSSSTLSQEPKLLISDMEQPLPLRTDVF
- the Sting1 gene encoding stimulator of interferon genes protein isoform X2; protein product: MPCSRLHPSIPHPRGHRAQQMALILLGVCLVALWGLGNSPDHTLQYLVFYLASLQLGLLLKGICCLAEELCHIHSRYQGSYWKAVRACVDCPIRRGAVLLLSCYFYCSLPNPTGQPLNSMLAFLGLSQALSILLGLQGLAPAEVSAVCENRNFNVAQGLAWSYYVGYLRLILPGLRARIQTYNQFHNNMLRGAGSQRLYILFPLECGVPDDLSVADPNIRFLHTLPQQSADRAGIKGRVYSNSIYELLENGKPAGTCVLEYATPLQTLFAMSQDGRAGFSREDRLEQAKLFCRTLEDILAEVPECQNNCRLIVYQESAEGSSFLLSQEVLRHMRQEEKEEVTLSSMGTSVVPSSSTLSQEPKLLISDMEQPLPLRTDVF